One Parafrankia discariae DNA segment encodes these proteins:
- a CDS encoding sacsin N-terminal ATP-binding-like domain-containing protein, with the protein MDATPFDTAALRARVIEAWAASASRFREDANAEEDAALGAYRDRLLVELLQNAVDAAAAAGVPAKVHIRLTAERHPHGGPGGLLEVANTGAPLTAAGVEALSTLRASAKRDVRAVGRFGAGFAAVLAVTDTPSIISRVPSGAGWRGVEWSRGRTADLVVATGADALRRELDRRAGAVPVLRLPFDLTGTASGPGDGFDTVVRLPLRDPAAAATARELIAAFDPTLPLVLPGLEEIVVEVDGDVRTHRCAWEPARPGPDGTDLEIATVDGTRWLGCVRRGSIPPGLLADRPVEERDRTTYNARVMIPDGGWPAEVARVVRAPQPTDEAVGLPALISVDLPLDPSRRHTVSGPLRDWLTDRLADTVVALATHLATADLATINPATDNPAAGNPATDRLAAGHPVPDPLSVLDLVPTGLPRGEVDGRLRDHLLALLPDAPVLPGGRRGRDCLVLDLGPATDAVTDLLRAGADPDPGLDPTTATDLTDPELTDLGAPGRAGGSAADDAVLDGLLPAEFATRRRRPALDLLGVRRLDTGAVVEVLRGLRRAPSWWAGLYPLLLTAPDRDALGALPVPVVVVPDADDLGPPPAFAGADPSTGTGPDGDGTAPETPLSRMVTGPRGALLPTPDLDVVALARSGLPLRVVHPDACAGPARDALRTLGAAEGTPPGVLRDPAVREAVTQADPDDDPAELDALGAAVLALVRAIVPHEHTAHPERETSTLAHPEQETSALPSWLGGLLLPEQGGGFAPASELVITDGPLDRLLAEDAPFGALDRRLSAIWPDHVLEAVGVLRTFGVLYASDVTVDPDEPVLFELDDSDTWADDVHDRADQAGEAGAHGLPGAPRVVRHFAAVRDLELVDPDAWPEALAELARPPLRQVVLGAEPSYTRWWLARHALLPVDGDPDTRLPPGELVLPGADPLLTGLFAPAAPLPGVDPELLRRLGCRLTLDDVLTDPDAVIDLLDRLGDADRGIGWPAARTLYLAAVSAAGLLGTDPSGAVGPRLDPPLTVRTPTGVFRSADVVVVDAPDLLEVIGADRPALRLPLDRAAEAAHVLGLRLASELSDFAVLDESAGPAESAALDRSAGPGGSAVLVDSAARAGCATADGPVTRTVMVAGNAVVVGSAAPAGGTDTPDPLDGVDLAAVPGAARPLVARYRVHPELWTASLDGGRVRVPWRVVGGIGGEIHVDAEAGTDALARALAWRAGRWERRHGLAAALRDPDGAGRRQAEDDLDDL; encoded by the coding sequence GTGGATGCCACCCCGTTCGACACCGCGGCGCTTCGGGCACGTGTCATCGAGGCGTGGGCCGCCTCCGCGAGCCGCTTCCGGGAGGACGCGAACGCCGAGGAGGACGCCGCGCTCGGCGCCTACCGGGACCGCCTGCTCGTCGAGCTCCTCCAGAACGCGGTCGACGCCGCGGCCGCCGCCGGTGTGCCGGCAAAGGTACACATCCGGCTCACGGCGGAGCGGCACCCGCACGGCGGCCCGGGCGGGCTGCTCGAGGTGGCGAACACCGGTGCCCCGCTGACCGCGGCCGGCGTCGAGGCCCTGTCGACACTGCGGGCGTCCGCGAAGCGCGACGTGCGGGCCGTCGGCCGCTTCGGCGCCGGCTTCGCCGCGGTCCTCGCCGTGACGGACACGCCGTCGATCATCTCCAGGGTGCCCTCGGGCGCGGGATGGCGCGGGGTGGAGTGGTCGCGCGGGCGCACCGCCGACCTGGTCGTCGCGACGGGCGCGGACGCGCTGCGCCGCGAGCTCGACCGCCGCGCCGGCGCGGTGCCCGTCCTGCGCCTGCCCTTCGACCTCACCGGGACGGCGTCCGGGCCCGGCGACGGGTTCGACACCGTTGTCCGGCTGCCGCTGCGAGACCCGGCGGCGGCGGCCACGGCACGCGAGCTCATCGCCGCGTTCGACCCCACGCTGCCCCTCGTGCTGCCCGGACTCGAGGAGATCGTCGTCGAGGTGGACGGCGACGTCCGGACCCACCGGTGCGCCTGGGAGCCGGCGCGGCCCGGGCCGGACGGAACCGATCTCGAGATCGCCACCGTCGACGGCACCCGGTGGCTCGGCTGTGTCCGCCGCGGCTCGATCCCGCCCGGGCTGCTCGCCGACCGCCCGGTCGAGGAACGGGACCGGACCACCTACAACGCCCGGGTGATGATCCCGGACGGCGGCTGGCCCGCCGAGGTGGCGCGGGTGGTGCGGGCACCGCAGCCGACCGACGAGGCCGTCGGCCTGCCCGCGCTGATCAGCGTCGACCTGCCGCTCGACCCGTCCCGACGGCACACCGTGTCCGGGCCGCTGCGGGACTGGCTCACCGACCGGCTCGCCGACACGGTCGTCGCGCTGGCCACCCATCTCGCCACCGCCGACCTCGCCACCATTAATCCGGCCACCGATAACCCGGCCGCCGGTAATCCGGCCACCGACCGACTGGCCGCCGGCCATCCGGTGCCCGATCCCCTCAGCGTCCTGGACCTGGTGCCGACCGGGCTGCCCCGCGGCGAGGTGGACGGCCGGCTGCGCGACCACCTGCTCGCGCTGCTGCCGGACGCCCCCGTCCTGCCCGGCGGCCGCCGCGGCCGGGACTGCCTCGTCCTGGACCTCGGCCCGGCCACCGACGCCGTCACCGACCTGCTGCGCGCGGGTGCCGACCCGGACCCGGGCCTGGACCCGACTACGGCCACGGACCTGACGGACCCGGAGCTGACCGACCTCGGCGCGCCGGGGCGGGCCGGCGGGTCCGCGGCCGACGACGCGGTGCTCGACGGGCTGCTGCCGGCCGAGTTCGCCACCCGGCGCCGCCGGCCCGCCCTCGACCTGCTGGGCGTCCGCCGGCTGGACACCGGGGCGGTCGTCGAGGTCCTGCGCGGCCTGCGGCGGGCGCCGTCCTGGTGGGCCGGGCTGTACCCGCTGTTGCTGACCGCGCCCGACCGGGACGCGCTGGGCGCGCTGCCGGTGCCGGTCGTGGTCGTGCCCGACGCCGACGACCTCGGCCCCCCGCCCGCCTTCGCCGGCGCCGATCCGTCCACCGGGACCGGACCGGACGGGGATGGAACGGCTCCGGAGACACCGCTCAGTCGGATGGTCACCGGGCCGCGCGGCGCGCTGCTGCCCACTCCCGATCTGGATGTGGTGGCCCTGGCCCGTTCCGGGCTGCCACTGCGCGTCGTCCATCCCGACGCGTGCGCGGGCCCGGCCCGCGACGCGCTGCGGACCCTGGGCGCCGCGGAGGGCACACCGCCCGGGGTGCTGCGGGACCCGGCGGTGCGCGAGGCCGTCACCCAGGCCGACCCCGACGACGACCCCGCCGAGCTGGACGCCCTCGGCGCCGCCGTGCTCGCGCTGGTCCGCGCGATCGTCCCGCACGAGCACACCGCTCACCCGGAGCGGGAGACGTCCACCCTGGCCCACCCGGAGCAGGAGACGTCCGCCCTGCCGTCGTGGCTGGGTGGGCTGCTGCTCCCGGAACAGGGCGGTGGCTTCGCGCCCGCGTCCGAGCTGGTCATCACCGATGGACCACTCGACCGTCTGCTCGCCGAGGACGCGCCGTTCGGTGCCCTGGACCGACGGCTGAGCGCCATCTGGCCGGACCATGTTCTCGAAGCCGTCGGTGTCCTGCGGACCTTCGGAGTCCTGTACGCGTCGGACGTGACCGTCGATCCGGACGAGCCCGTGCTGTTCGAGCTGGACGACAGCGACACCTGGGCGGACGACGTCCACGACCGCGCCGACCAGGCGGGGGAAGCGGGAGCGCACGGCCTGCCTGGGGCACCGCGGGTGGTGCGGCACTTCGCGGCCGTCCGCGACCTTGAGCTCGTCGACCCGGACGCCTGGCCCGAGGCACTCGCGGAACTCGCCCGGCCGCCCCTGCGCCAGGTGGTCCTCGGCGCGGAGCCGTCGTACACCCGCTGGTGGCTGGCCCGGCACGCGCTGCTGCCGGTGGACGGGGACCCGGACACCCGGCTCCCCCCGGGCGAGCTCGTCCTGCCCGGCGCCGACCCGCTGCTGACCGGCCTGTTCGCGCCGGCCGCGCCGCTGCCGGGCGTGGACCCGGAGCTGCTGCGCCGGCTCGGCTGCCGGCTCACCCTCGACGACGTGCTCACCGACCCGGACGCGGTCATCGACCTGTTGGACCGGCTCGGCGACGCCGACCGCGGGATCGGCTGGCCGGCGGCCCGGACGCTCTACCTGGCCGCAGTGAGCGCGGCCGGCCTGCTCGGCACCGACCCGTCCGGCGCGGTCGGCCCACGGCTCGACCCGCCGCTGACCGTGCGCACCCCCACCGGGGTGTTCCGCTCCGCCGACGTGGTGGTCGTGGACGCGCCGGACCTGCTCGAGGTGATCGGCGCCGACCGTCCCGCGCTGCGACTGCCACTGGACCGCGCCGCCGAGGCCGCGCACGTGCTCGGGCTGCGGCTCGCCTCCGAGCTGTCCGACTTCGCCGTACTGGACGAATCCGCTGGACCGGCCGAGTCCGCCGCACTGGATCGGTCAGCTGGACCGGGCGGGTCCGCTGTTCTGGTCGACAGCGCCGCCCGGGCCGGCTGCGCCACGGCGGACGGCCCCGTGACGAGGACCGTCATGGTGGCCGGCAACGCGGTCGTCGTCGGGAGCGCCGCTCCGGCCGGGGGCACGGACACCCCGGACCCGCTCGACGGGGTGGACCTGGCCGCGGTGCCCGGCGCCGCCCGTCCACTCGTCGCGCGCTACCGGGTCCACCCCGAACTGTGGACAGCGAGCCTGGACGGCGGGCGGGTCCGGGTCCCGTGGCGGGTGGTCGGCGGCATCGGCGGTGAGATCCACGTCGACGCCGAGGCCGGCACGGACGCGCTCGCCCGGGCGCTGGCCTGGCGGGCCGGCCGGTGGGAGCGCCGGCATGGACTGGCCGCCGCGCTGCGGGACCCCGACGGCGCCGGCCGCCGCCAGGCCGAGGACGACCTCGACGATCTCTGA
- a CDS encoding DUF2530 domain-containing protein, giving the protein MSTQAGDQAEPDVAELRPLPYDGVRSVAVGTVLWLIALLVMIPFADDLRADGRLWWIATAAVGFGLGLMGLWVVVRRRNRLRAAAASTAAD; this is encoded by the coding sequence ATGAGCACACAAGCGGGTGACCAGGCCGAGCCGGATGTGGCGGAACTGCGTCCGCTGCCCTACGACGGCGTCCGCTCCGTCGCGGTCGGCACCGTCCTGTGGCTGATCGCCCTGCTGGTCATGATCCCGTTCGCTGACGACCTGCGGGCGGACGGCCGGCTCTGGTGGATCGCGACGGCGGCGGTCGGTTTCGGGCTCGGGCTCATGGGCCTGTGGGTCGTGGTGCGGCGCCGGAACCGGCTGCGCGCGGCCGCCGCCTCCACCGCGGCCGACTGA
- a CDS encoding sulfotransferase family protein, whose translation MALPDFIVIGAPEAGTSSLHAALTRHLGLAMSPVAEPGYFLTSGRPRDDADLPGSGGDRDASPGSPGGTAGLTTENYIWCLADYEALFRGGDGRRPRGESTSYYLAEFSAQRRMHELLPYLRMIAVLRDPVERAYADWLAHRGAGLEPLPTLVEALDAEEERAAAGWGRRWRYAELGRYGVQLRRLYTLFPPSQVLLVRYRDLVLEPAAVLRRVCGFVGAVDPAAGFGCDNRIFMPATIEPGTARVVRAAPTAVDPLDAALAELRRALRPGPPPPPGLREHVLDRFRDDIALLGELTGSSFAQWLDRGDLPLTAGR comes from the coding sequence GTGGCGCTGCCTGATTTCATCGTCATCGGGGCTCCGGAAGCCGGGACGTCGAGCCTGCATGCCGCGCTCACCCGCCACCTGGGCCTGGCGATGTCCCCCGTGGCGGAACCGGGCTACTTCCTGACCTCCGGACGCCCCCGGGACGACGCCGACCTCCCTGGCTCGGGCGGCGATCGCGACGCCAGCCCCGGCAGTCCCGGCGGCACCGCCGGTCTGACCACCGAGAACTACATCTGGTGTCTCGCGGACTACGAGGCGTTGTTTCGGGGGGGCGACGGGCGCCGTCCGCGCGGTGAGAGCACTTCCTACTACCTCGCGGAGTTCTCCGCCCAGCGGCGGATGCACGAGCTCCTGCCGTACCTGCGGATGATCGCCGTGCTGCGCGATCCGGTGGAACGCGCCTACGCGGACTGGCTCGCGCACCGCGGGGCCGGGCTGGAGCCGTTGCCGACCCTGGTCGAGGCGCTCGACGCCGAGGAGGAGCGGGCCGCGGCCGGGTGGGGCCGTCGGTGGCGGTACGCCGAGCTCGGCCGGTACGGCGTCCAGTTACGGCGGTTGTACACCCTGTTTCCGCCCAGCCAGGTGCTGCTGGTGCGGTACCGGGACCTGGTGCTCGAACCCGCGGCCGTCCTGCGTCGCGTCTGCGGGTTCGTCGGGGCGGTAGACCCGGCGGCCGGGTTCGGCTGCGACAACCGGATCTTCATGCCGGCGACGATCGAGCCCGGCACGGCGCGTGTCGTCAGGGCGGCGCCGACCGCCGTCGATCCGCTGGACGCCGCGCTGGCGGAGCTGCGGCGCGCCCTCCGGCCGGGCCCGCCGCCACCGCCCGGCCTGCGGGAACACGTTCTCGACCGGTTCCGGGACGACATCGCCCTGCTCGGCGAGCTGACGGGATCCTCGTTCGCGCAGTGGCTCGACCGTGGTGACCTCCCCCTGACCGCCGGCCGCTGA
- a CDS encoding flavin reductase family protein, producing MTLETLGRDPSAQPAQPRSADPAQSQSAQPRSAQPVDPAALRSAFRRHAAGVTVVTMTGPRGPVGFTATSVASLSADPPLLSLSLSATSSSAPALLATDTLVVHLLSDGQQELAARFATSGIDRFAEPTRWRRLPTGEPLLVDAAVWLRTRIHSRLDAGDHHLVIAEVLETRSHGQSRPLVYHNGTYGTIHPSPHD from the coding sequence ATGACGCTCGAAACCCTCGGCCGCGACCCCTCGGCCCAGCCGGCCCAGCCGCGGTCGGCGGACCCGGCCCAGTCGCAGTCGGCCCAGCCGCGGTCGGCCCAGCCGGTTGACCCGGCGGCGCTGCGCAGTGCGTTCCGCCGGCACGCGGCGGGGGTCACCGTGGTGACGATGACCGGCCCCCGGGGTCCGGTCGGCTTCACCGCGACCTCGGTCGCGTCCCTGTCCGCGGATCCGCCGCTGCTGTCGCTGTCGCTGTCCGCGACGTCGTCGAGCGCGCCGGCGCTGCTCGCCACCGACACCCTCGTCGTCCACCTGCTTTCGGACGGCCAGCAGGAGCTCGCCGCGCGGTTCGCGACCTCGGGCATCGACCGGTTCGCGGAGCCGACCCGCTGGCGCCGCCTGCCGACCGGCGAGCCGCTGCTGGTGGACGCGGCCGTGTGGCTACGAACCCGTATCCACTCCCGCCTCGACGCCGGCGATCACCACCTGGTGATCGCCGAAGTCCTGGAAACCCGCTCCCACGGCCAGTCCCGCCCCCTCGTTTACCACAACGGCACCTACGGCACCATCCACCCCAGCCCCCACGACTAA
- a CDS encoding NADPH-dependent FMN reductase encodes MPQSTSSASPRLVLIIGNPRPGSRTLTLARFLAERITDELPVVSTEIIDLSTLARHLFADDGRVAAALRTAAEADLLVVASPVYKGSYTGLLKSFLDLLPGGALRGATAVPVVISAAPDHSVAGELYLRPVLVELGATVPARSFAVIEEQLPDLDIVVDSWVVSYASVLRASVAAHTGTELFARDVRVENDLVESAR; translated from the coding sequence ATGCCTCAGAGCACCTCCTCCGCTTCGCCGCGCCTCGTCCTGATCATCGGCAACCCCAGGCCAGGCTCCCGGACGCTGACTCTCGCCCGCTTCCTCGCCGAGCGGATCACCGATGAGCTGCCGGTCGTGAGCACGGAGATCATCGACCTCTCCACGCTGGCGCGGCACCTCTTCGCCGACGACGGCCGGGTCGCCGCGGCCCTCAGGACCGCGGCCGAGGCGGATCTGCTGGTCGTCGCGTCGCCGGTCTACAAGGGCAGCTACACCGGGCTGCTCAAGTCGTTCCTGGACCTGCTGCCCGGTGGGGCGCTGCGGGGAGCGACCGCCGTACCGGTGGTCATCTCGGCGGCACCTGACCACTCGGTGGCCGGGGAGCTCTACCTGCGCCCGGTCCTCGTGGAGCTGGGCGCGACCGTCCCCGCCCGGTCGTTCGCGGTGATCGAGGAGCAGCTGCCGGACCTGGACATCGTGGTCGACTCCTGGGTCGTCTCGTACGCGTCAGTGCTCCGCGCCAGCGTCGCCGCCCACACCGGGACGGAGCTTTTCGCCCGGGACGTCCGGGTGGAGAACGACCTCGTGGAGTCAGCTCGATGA
- a CDS encoding putative leader peptide: MLKPAYLVTRGHIDLLRVASAACSAH; this comes from the coding sequence GTGTTGAAGCCGGCCTACCTCGTGACGCGTGGGCACATCGACTTGTTGAGGGTTGCCTCCGCCGCCTGTTCGGCTCACTGA